The DNA sequence ATAGTTTGATCCTTCACTTTATCATAAACCCCATCGATACCATGGAATTTTTCTATAAAAACTTCTATGTATTTTTGACTACCAACAAGTAAAGGTAAAAGACTTAAATTCCCTTCAGCAAAAAGTATGTCCCGATATTTTTCTGCCAATTTATCATTAGCTGCAATTGCGAGTAGCACCAATTCTTTTACTGAATGATGATACTCAAAATTCTCTTGATCAAATTTATATCGTGATAATATATTTGAGTATATATGCTGATTATTTTGTAAATTCAAGTTAAGTTGTTGCCTACAAAAACTCTTTAAATTTACAGTATCGAGCGTAATAGACCTACCTTCATACTCTTCAATATTTTGTACAATCTTATCTAATTCTTCACAATTGTCTTCCCTTACAGCTTGATTGAAGATATTTACTGTTTTAGCAAAGGTTAAATTTTTAGGAATGATGTCATACGAATCTTCATCTTTTGACTCCACAATGAACAACTTATCACAATCACCAGGAAAGTTTGCAAGCATTGCATTCCCTAAGCTTAAATCCTTAGCATGTGAAATATTTAGTATCTCTTGATTTTCATTACCTAAAGCTTCAGAGTCTTCTTGACTCTCATTACCTGAATCTTCAGAATGGTGACGTTCTTTAATTTCTCCTTGCTCTAAAATTTCAAATTCTTCTTCAGTACCTGAATCCCTAGAGTCTGATTTATTAAAAACTTTACTTGACTGACCCTGCTCCTTTGGTACAAAGTCTCTAAAATTAGAATCAAACATATTTTCTCCCTAATTATCAGCTAAACTAAGTATAGCATTAAACAGAAATTTTGCCAAGCAAATTATTAAGTCTTTTAGCAAACAGACTTGCATCGTCCATCTCTTCGCCTTCCACTATACAAGCTTGATAGAACAATAAGTGAATCATATCCTCCAGTGTTGAATTTTCACCACTTTCAGCGTGAGATTCCATTATACTTCTTATCACAGGATGCTTAGTGTTAATTTCCAGCACCTTTGGTGTACGATAATTTAGCTGCTTTTGTTCGCGCAAAAAACGCTCCATGCGAAGATCCATAGCTCCTTCATCAACCGCTAGACATACAGGACTGTCGGTCAATTTTTTTGAGATTTTCACGCTTTTTACTGAATTACCAAGAATCTTGGTGAAATATTCGAGTATAGAATCCGTATTTCCCTCAGTTTTTTCTTCGTTTGACTTGCTTTCTTCATCTTTTTTATCTTCTTCTGAAGAGAATTTTTCTAAGTCAACATCAGCGCGAGTCACAGACTTAAATTTTTGATCTTTATATTCATGAATCACGCTAGTCCAGAAATCATCAACTGGATCAACAAATAAAAGAACTTCCAATCCTTTACTGACGAACCCTTCAAGTTGTGGACTGTTTTTCACTGAATCAAGGCTATTGCCTGTGAGATAGTAGATATGCTCCTGCTCAGCCTTCATTCTGCTTATATAGTCATCAATACTGACTAACTTCTCATCACCAGTGCTATTAAATCTGCAAATGGAAAGTAGTGCTTCTCTCTCATCAGTTGGGATAGCTTCGCAAAGCCCCTCTTTTAATACCGCACCAAAATTGGCCCAGAATTTTGTGTATTCCTCTAAATTCTCTTTTGCTTTTTTACCGAACTCTGATATAGCACGCTTAGTTAAAGATTTCCTAATTTGCTCAACAACACGATTATTTTGCAGTGTTTCTCTGCTGATATTGAGAGGCAAATCCGGTGAATCAACCACGCCTTTCATAAAACGCAAGTACTGTGGTATTATTTGCACGTTATCTTCAGTGATAAACACTTTATTTACATATAATTTTACAGAGCAGCGTCTATCTGGATGAAACAAATCAAAAGGTTTGATAGAAGGAACATAAAGCAAATTCGTATACTCTATTGCACCTTCATTTTTATTATGCAGTATCATCCAAGGCTCACCACCTACATGCGCAACACCGCGGAAGAAGTCGTTATGCTCTTCTTGAGTAACGTCATTTTTTGGCTTAGTCCAAATTGCAGCTTTGCTGTTTAATTTTTCACTTTTTCCTTCTTCGTTTACAAATTCAACGGGAAAATTTATGTGGTCAGAGTAAGTAGTAACAATGTTTTCAATACGAAATTTGTCCATAAACTCGCTCTCTTCAGGACGCATGATGAGCGTAATTTTTGTGCCACGAGCGATTTGATCATCTAACTTGCTAATTGAATATTCTCCATCTCCTTTCGATTTCCAGATCCAAGACTCTTCTTCTCCAGCTTTTCTCGATTCCACTATCACTTCTGATGCAACCATGAAGCTTGAATAAAAACCAACACCAAATTTTCCAATCAGCTCTACAGCTTGATTTGAATCTTTATTATTCTTGATCGCATCTAAGAATTTTTGCGTACCAGAACTCGCAATCGTGCCAAGATTATCTATTAAATCCTGCCTACTCATCCCAATACCATTATCGGTTATATACAGCTCATCCTTATCTTTATTGGAGCTAATGGTAATCTTCAATTCATCACTTGAATCTAGTAAATTAGGATTTAGCTGTGATTCATAGCGCAATTTATCACATGCATCTGATGCATTTGATATTAACTCACGTAAAAAGATATCTTTATT is a window from the Wolbachia endosymbiont of Armadillidium arcangelii genome containing:
- the htpG gene encoding molecular chaperone HtpG, encoding MHNVQETENLKFDAEVGKVLNIVIHSLYTNKDIFLRELISNASDACDKLRYESQLNPNLLDSSDELKITISSNKDKDELYITDNGIGMSRQDLIDNLGTIASSGTQKFLDAIKNNKDSNQAVELIGKFGVGFYSSFMVASEVIVESRKAGEEESWIWKSKGDGEYSISKLDDQIARGTKITLIMRPEESEFMDKFRIENIVTTYSDHINFPVEFVNEEGKSEKLNSKAAIWTKPKNDVTQEEHNDFFRGVAHVGGEPWMILHNKNEGAIEYTNLLYVPSIKPFDLFHPDRRCSVKLYVNKVFITEDNVQIIPQYLRFMKGVVDSPDLPLNISRETLQNNRVVEQIRKSLTKRAISEFGKKAKENLEEYTKFWANFGAVLKEGLCEAIPTDEREALLSICRFNSTGDEKLVSIDDYISRMKAEQEHIYYLTGNSLDSVKNSPQLEGFVSKGLEVLLFVDPVDDFWTSVIHEYKDQKFKSVTRADVDLEKFSSEEDKKDEESKSNEEKTEGNTDSILEYFTKILGNSVKSVKISKKLTDSPVCLAVDEGAMDLRMERFLREQKQLNYRTPKVLEINTKHPVIRSIMESHAESGENSTLEDMIHLLFYQACIVEGEEMDDASLFAKRLNNLLGKISV